Proteins encoded within one genomic window of Haematobia irritans isolate KBUSLIRL chromosome 5, ASM5000362v1, whole genome shotgun sequence:
- the LOC142240414 gene encoding defensin Lucifensin-like, which yields MKFFLIFAVILAVTACMINALPAPTDEEPEKPKILSRYKRFTCDVLSGLKVEHSACAIHCLMQFKKGGYCNDKAVCVCK from the coding sequence atgaaattcttcTTGATTTTCGCTGTAATCCTAGCTGTGACGGCTTGCATGATCAACGCTCTTCCTGCACCCACTGACGAAGAGCcagaaaaaccaaaaattctCAGTCGTTATAAGAGATTCACCTGTGATGTCTTGAGTGGTTTGAAGGTGGAACACTCTGCCTGTGCTATCCACTGTCTTATGCAGTTCAAAAAGGGTGGCTATTGCAACGATAAAGCCGTTTGTGTTTGCAAATAA
- the LOC142240765 gene encoding defensin, whose translation MAACLATAAPSEEANFVDGATALRQLEPEVHGRYKRATCDLLSGTGVNHSACAAHCVLRGNRGGYCNSKAVCVCRN comes from the coding sequence ATGGCTGCTTGCCTGGCCACAGCTGCTCCTTCGGAGGAAGCTAACTTTGTTGATGGAGCCACAGCCTTGAGACAATTGGAACCTGAAGTTCATGGACGTTACAAGAGAGCCACTTGTGATTTGTTGAGCGGTACCGGAGTCAATCACTCTGCCTGTGCTGCCCACTGTGTGTTGCGTGGTAACCGTGGAGGCTATTGTAACTCTAAGGCTGTATGTGTTTGCCGTaactaa
- the LOC142240879 gene encoding phormicin-like translates to MKFFLVFAFVLAMAACLATAAPSEEANFVDGATALRQLEPEVHGRYKRATCDLLSGTGVSHSACAAHCVLRGNRGGYCNSKAVCVCRN, encoded by the coding sequence ATGAAATTCTTCCTGGTTTTCGCTTTTGTTTTGGCTATGGCTGCTTGCCTGGCCACAGCTGCACCTTCCGAGGAAGCTAACTTTGTTGATGGAGCCACAGCCTTGAGACAATTGGAACCTGAAGTTCATGGACGTTACAAGAGAGCCACTTGCGATTTGTTGAGCGGTACCGGAGTCAGTCACTCTGCCTGTGCTGCCCATTGTGTGTTGCGTGGTAACCGTGGAGGCTATTGTAACTCTAAGGCTGTATGTGTTTGCCGTaactaa
- the LOC142240359 gene encoding sapecin-like, translating into MKYFTVVAVIFALVACLAVSSATPAAQDEKFVDGALALKHLEPEVHGRYKRATCDLLSGTGVNHSACAAHCLLRGNRGGYCNSKAVCVCRK; encoded by the coding sequence atgaaatatttcacGGTAGTCGCTGTTATCTTTGCCTTGGTTGCCTGTTTGGCTGTTAGTTCAGCCACTCCTGCTGCTCAAGATGAAAAATTTGTGGACGGAGCTTTGGCCTTGAAACACTTGGAACCAGAAGTACATGGACGTTATAAGAGAGCTACCTGTGACTTGTTGAGCGGTACTGGTGTTAATCACTCAGCTTGTGCTGCCCATTGTTTGTTGCGTGGCAATCGAGGAGGATATTGCAACTCCAAAGCGGTTTGTGTTTGCCGCAAGTGA